A single region of the Cyclopterus lumpus isolate fCycLum1 chromosome 16, fCycLum1.pri, whole genome shotgun sequence genome encodes:
- the ncam3 gene encoding neural cell adhesion molecule 1 isoform X1, with translation MTKHPAVILKMASMLLLLLLLLLHGTEAKMDMITSKQDIQVGEDILLLCKAGGEGDIVWQKDGEDIDDEDKVSNIDESTSKLVIKKATRQDAGRYTCLCEFDNGHKDDIMTQLYVYEGPSFGSTNTYHEFLEGTDVVMPCLVTGQPAVDVHWLRHREEISSNAEDRVRRLPDGTVHIKQVKREDAGTYVCLAQIRGRPIKEELPVSVVVNAPTTTRLREEVKKVMAGPETNVSLLCLVDGLPKPNITWMLPVAFDPSHHRFNSDRSQMTISSVARADYGEYVCTAANKISESSATFMLHVYEAPEVFVSAEQQSVSVGERVSVSCNVSGHPQPELYWLNKHNGRTLDSSSGLVRAVDGALVIDEVVPSDGGTYSCMAVSTSGNASRDVAIHTQPGPPPDLSVSPGLTTVHFSLKSLPVSGGTPITSFVLQWRQSAAEAWKEVTVPVSGPRSISSLRPYTPYTVRLAALNAVGVGQFSDQHTVRTQGMRGEPDRPVLLSNEMKVEGNSFSVPLQPTDDGGTPLLHFDIRYKPDEEGTEWKEMQLPPDADSVSLRDLSYGSDYQLEVSSINPNGSSAPAIFNFTIADQPVKSSRMTKGSVVAVVMMIFLVIFLAVDATCCYRNRCGLLMSIAVKVFGRKVPGLQMLEEGEGTNGEVKLKSVSTPRGSVQHSEAGLTKDGGPLTEITCDKAPLTKHKKNLHTATA, from the exons ATGACGAAGCACCCAGCTGTCATCTTAAAGATGGCCtcgatgctgctgctgctgctgctgctgctgctgcacggcACAG AAGCGAAGATGGACATGATTACCAGTAAGCAGGACATTCAGGTGGGAGAAGATATCTTACTGTTGTGTAAAG ctggaggagagggagacatAGTGTGGCAGAAGGACGGGGAGGACATCGACGATGAAGACAAGGTGTCAAACATCGACGAGTCGACTTCTAAATTGGTAATTAAGAAGGCCACGAGGCAGGACGCGGGCAGATATACCTGCCTGTGTGAATTCGACAACGGACACAAAGATGACATTATGACACAGCTGTATGTTTATG agGGTCCATCATTTGGGAGCACCAACACCTACCATGAGTTTCTGGAGGGCACAGACGTAGTGATGCCGTGCCTGGTGACCGGCCAGCCGGCCGTCGACGTCCACTGGCTCAGACACAGAGAAGAAATCTCCTCAAACG CTGAAGACCGCGTGCGTCGCCTCCCCGACGGCACGGTGCACATCAAACAGGTGAAGAGGGAGGACGCCGGGACGTACGTGTGTCTGGCTCAGATCAGAGGGAGGCCCATCAAAGAGGAGCTCCCCGTCTCCGTGGTCGTCAACG CTCCCACGACGACGCGTCTGAGAGAAGAGGTGAAGAAAGTGATGGCCGGACCGGAAACCAACGTTTCCCTGCTGTGTTTGGTGGACGGTCTACCCAAACCCAACATCACCTGGATGTT GCCGGTGGCGTTTGACCCTTCGCATCATCGGTTTAACTCCGACCGCAGCCAGATGACCATAAGCTCTGTTGCCAGGGCCGACTACGGCGAGTACGTCTGCACCGCCGCCAACAAGATATCTGAGAGCAGCGCCACCTTCATGCTTCACGTTTACG AGGCCCCAGAGGTGTTTGTGTCAGCGGAGCAGCAGAGCGTCTcagtgggagagagagtgtCTGTGTCCTGTAACGTCTCTGGACATCCTCAGCCGGAGCTATACTGGCTCAACAAGCACAATGGACGCACTCTG GACTCGAGCTCCGGTCTTGTCCGTGCTGTCGATGGTGCGTTGGTGATTGATGAGGTAGTGCCCTCTGATGGTGGAACGTATTCCTGCATGGCTGTCAGCACCTCTGGAAATGCATCGAGAGACGTTGCAATACACA CCCAGCCCGGTCCGCCTCCCGACCTGTCGGTCTCACCTGGACTAACCACGGTCCACTTCTCCCTCAAATCCCTCCCCGTCAGCGGAGGAACACCAATCACCAGCTTCGTCCTGCAGTGGAGGCAAAGTGCAGCTGAAGCGTGGAAGGAGGTCACAGTCCCGGTTTCAG GTCCCCgatccatctcctccctccggCCGTACACGCCGTACACGGTGCGTCTGGCTGCCTTGAATGCAGTGGGAGTGGGACAGTTCTCAGACCAGCACACCGTCCGCACCCAGGGAATGCG AGGTGAACCAGACCGCCCGGTTCTGTTGTCCAACGAGATGAAAGTAGAGGGCAACTCCTTCTCCGTCCCTCTTCAACCGACCGATGATGGTGGAACTCCTCTGCTGCACTTTGACATACGATACAAACCG GATGAAGAGGGGACCGAGTGGAAAGAGATGCAGCTGCCGCCCGATGCCGACTCTGTCTCCCTTCGAGATCTGTCCTACGGCTCAGACTATCAACTGGAAGTGTCATCCATCAACCCGAACGGTTCCTCCGCCCCTGCCATTTTCAACTTCACCATCGCAGATCAGCCTG TCAAATCGAGCCGCATGACCAAAGGCAGCGTGGTCGCCGTCGTCATGATGATCTTCTTGGTGATCTTCCTGGCGGTCGACGCCACCTGCTGCTACAGAAACCGCTGCGGCCTGCTCATGTCCATCGCCGTGAAGGTCTTCGGACGGAAAGTCCCCGGCCTCCAAATGctggaagaaggagaaggaaccaacGG AGAAGTTAAGCTGAAGAGTGTGTCCACTCCGAGAGGCAGTGTGCAACATTCGGAAGCGGGACTCACTAAGGACGGGGGGCCGCTCACAGAGATCACCTGCGACAAAGCCCCCCTTACCAAACACAA gAAAAATCTGCACACCGCCACCGCGTGA
- the ncam3 gene encoding neural cell adhesion molecule 1 isoform X2: MPCLVTGQPAVDVHWLRHREEISSNAEDRVRRLPDGTVHIKQVKREDAGTYVCLAQIRGRPIKEELPVSVVVNAPTTTRLREEVKKVMAGPETNVSLLCLVDGLPKPNITWMLPVAFDPSHHRFNSDRSQMTISSVARADYGEYVCTAANKISESSATFMLHVYEAPEVFVSAEQQSVSVGERVSVSCNVSGHPQPELYWLNKHNGRTLDSSSGLVRAVDGALVIDEVVPSDGGTYSCMAVSTSGNASRDVAIHTQPGPPPDLSVSPGLTTVHFSLKSLPVSGGTPITSFVLQWRQSAAEAWKEVTVPVSGPRSISSLRPYTPYTVRLAALNAVGVGQFSDQHTVRTQGMRGEPDRPVLLSNEMKVEGNSFSVPLQPTDDGGTPLLHFDIRYKPDEEGTEWKEMQLPPDADSVSLRDLSYGSDYQLEVSSINPNGSSAPAIFNFTIADQPVKSSRMTKGSVVAVVMMIFLVIFLAVDATCCYRNRCGLLMSIAVKVFGRKVPGLQMLEEGEGTNGEVKLKSVSTPRGSVQHSEAGLTKDGGPLTEITCDKAPLTKHKKNLHTATA; encoded by the exons ATGCCGTGCCTGGTGACCGGCCAGCCGGCCGTCGACGTCCACTGGCTCAGACACAGAGAAGAAATCTCCTCAAACG CTGAAGACCGCGTGCGTCGCCTCCCCGACGGCACGGTGCACATCAAACAGGTGAAGAGGGAGGACGCCGGGACGTACGTGTGTCTGGCTCAGATCAGAGGGAGGCCCATCAAAGAGGAGCTCCCCGTCTCCGTGGTCGTCAACG CTCCCACGACGACGCGTCTGAGAGAAGAGGTGAAGAAAGTGATGGCCGGACCGGAAACCAACGTTTCCCTGCTGTGTTTGGTGGACGGTCTACCCAAACCCAACATCACCTGGATGTT GCCGGTGGCGTTTGACCCTTCGCATCATCGGTTTAACTCCGACCGCAGCCAGATGACCATAAGCTCTGTTGCCAGGGCCGACTACGGCGAGTACGTCTGCACCGCCGCCAACAAGATATCTGAGAGCAGCGCCACCTTCATGCTTCACGTTTACG AGGCCCCAGAGGTGTTTGTGTCAGCGGAGCAGCAGAGCGTCTcagtgggagagagagtgtCTGTGTCCTGTAACGTCTCTGGACATCCTCAGCCGGAGCTATACTGGCTCAACAAGCACAATGGACGCACTCTG GACTCGAGCTCCGGTCTTGTCCGTGCTGTCGATGGTGCGTTGGTGATTGATGAGGTAGTGCCCTCTGATGGTGGAACGTATTCCTGCATGGCTGTCAGCACCTCTGGAAATGCATCGAGAGACGTTGCAATACACA CCCAGCCCGGTCCGCCTCCCGACCTGTCGGTCTCACCTGGACTAACCACGGTCCACTTCTCCCTCAAATCCCTCCCCGTCAGCGGAGGAACACCAATCACCAGCTTCGTCCTGCAGTGGAGGCAAAGTGCAGCTGAAGCGTGGAAGGAGGTCACAGTCCCGGTTTCAG GTCCCCgatccatctcctccctccggCCGTACACGCCGTACACGGTGCGTCTGGCTGCCTTGAATGCAGTGGGAGTGGGACAGTTCTCAGACCAGCACACCGTCCGCACCCAGGGAATGCG AGGTGAACCAGACCGCCCGGTTCTGTTGTCCAACGAGATGAAAGTAGAGGGCAACTCCTTCTCCGTCCCTCTTCAACCGACCGATGATGGTGGAACTCCTCTGCTGCACTTTGACATACGATACAAACCG GATGAAGAGGGGACCGAGTGGAAAGAGATGCAGCTGCCGCCCGATGCCGACTCTGTCTCCCTTCGAGATCTGTCCTACGGCTCAGACTATCAACTGGAAGTGTCATCCATCAACCCGAACGGTTCCTCCGCCCCTGCCATTTTCAACTTCACCATCGCAGATCAGCCTG TCAAATCGAGCCGCATGACCAAAGGCAGCGTGGTCGCCGTCGTCATGATGATCTTCTTGGTGATCTTCCTGGCGGTCGACGCCACCTGCTGCTACAGAAACCGCTGCGGCCTGCTCATGTCCATCGCCGTGAAGGTCTTCGGACGGAAAGTCCCCGGCCTCCAAATGctggaagaaggagaaggaaccaacGG AGAAGTTAAGCTGAAGAGTGTGTCCACTCCGAGAGGCAGTGTGCAACATTCGGAAGCGGGACTCACTAAGGACGGGGGGCCGCTCACAGAGATCACCTGCGACAAAGCCCCCCTTACCAAACACAA gAAAAATCTGCACACCGCCACCGCGTGA